From the genome of Papaver somniferum cultivar HN1 chromosome 2, ASM357369v1, whole genome shotgun sequence, one region includes:
- the LOC113348641 gene encoding probable xyloglucan endotransglucosylase/hydrolase protein 8: MRTRAFSVVAVLLSIAVLLVSSKFGAAESKNALEEFQNNFDIMWAEDNFKTTEDGKTWFLSLDKETGCGFLTKQRYRFGWFSMKLKLVGGDSAGVVTAYYMCSDKDAAPERDELDFEFLGNRTGEPYVIQTNVYKTGVGNREMRHGLWFDPTEDFHTYSILWNSHQIVFFVDRVPIRVYKNNDKPNDFFPNEKPMYLFSSIWNADDWATRGGLEKTDWKKAPFVSTYKDFKSDGCEWKDPYPECVSTTTEKWWDQYDSWHLTDSQKEDFAWVERNLVIYDYCKDTKRFPKLPEECSLSPWD, encoded by the exons ATGAGAACAAGGGCTTTCTCAGTGGTAGCTGTTCTTCTCAGCATTGCAGTTCTTTTAGTTTCTAGCAAATTTGGAGCGGCAGAGTCAAAAAATGCATTAGAAGAGTTTCAAAATAATTTTGATATAATGTGGGCGGAGGATAATTTCAAAACAACTGAAGATGGAAAAACTTGGTTTCTCTCCTTAGATAAAGAAACGG GTTGTGGATTTCTAACAAAGCAGAGATACAGATTTGGATGGTTCAGTATGAAGCTTAAGTTAGTTGGAGGTGATTCTGCTGGTGTTGTCACTGCTTATTAT ATGTGCTCTGACAAAGATGCAGCACCAGAGAGGGATGAGCTAGATTTTGAGTTCCTAGGAAACAGAACAGGGGAACCATACGTAATTCAGACCAATGTATACAAGACTGGTGTAGGAAACAGAGAGATGAGGCACggtctttggttcgatccaaCTGAAGATTTCCACACTTACTCAATTCTTTGGAACAGTCACCAAATTGT TTTTTTTGTGGACAGAGTACCAATAAGAGTATACAAGAACAACGACAAACCAAACGATTTCTTCCCAAATGAGAAACCAATGTACTTATTTTCAAGCATATGGAATGCTGATGATTGGGCAACAAGAGGTGGACTTGAGAAAACAGATTGGAAAAAAGCACCATTTGTATCAACCTACAAGGATTTCAAATCAGATGGTTGTGAATGGAAGGATCCTTACCCTGAATGTGTTTCTACCACTACTGAGAAATGGTGGGATCAGTATGATTCTTGGCATTTGACAGATTCTCAAAAAGAAGATTTTGCTTGGGTTGAGAGGAATTTAGTTATTTATGATTATTGTAAAGATACTAAGCGGTTTCCTAAGTTACCCGAGGAGTGTTCATTAAGTCCATGGGATTAG